Proteins encoded together in one Nitrospirota bacterium window:
- the asnB gene encoding asparagine synthase (glutamine-hydrolyzing), whose product MCGIGGIALKPRVEQDMRALLGRVIEIQHHRGPDGHGMWLNDEATVGLCHNRLAILDLSPAGAQPMLSCDGRFVVVYNGEIYNYKEIRTLLVSKGVRFRSGSDTEVLIEAYRAWDDDMLVRLRGMFAFAIYDTASNTLFCARDRFGKKPFVYAITPFGFAFTSEIPAVRIMPGVDLTLDHSALAAMLLHNLRHIPDPYTVYKGIQRLRSGHAMMIRDGAIVRVWRYWEPRPSDDLTTPHALRSMLEDAVRLRMRADVPVGALLSGGVDSSAIVGLMRKHADTPIHTYALGFDPQDEDLRRARIMAERLGTTHKEFYFEPDEQWAIFQQLLKLYGEPIMLLPLVHTYSLCRAIRDDGIKVVMSGNGADELFYGYTGHIRTLRISRWLDRLSFLRPMLAPLAGGRLGWLAAPPGKRKAAFYRALAGNEWTPILSEDAKQQLANRAVEEMTYWGSLCPSKRFIDESNFVGLMVENTHSVTIVGDLAAMAASIEMRSPFLDQEVVSFALATPVEQKIPFSSNPGWLKAILRESVSDLIPTELLAAPKRGFGMGIQEAMVFSGPWKRHAEDLFSTPMDADGLFNVDSIRRVWHGFRNNKRDASRAAKLFAIQEWLVKARR is encoded by the coding sequence ATGTGCGGCATAGGTGGAATAGCCCTGAAGCCGCGAGTCGAGCAAGATATGCGAGCTCTACTGGGGCGAGTTATAGAAATTCAACATCACCGCGGCCCTGACGGACATGGGATGTGGCTGAACGACGAGGCAACGGTCGGCCTGTGTCATAACCGCTTGGCCATTCTTGACCTGTCACCGGCCGGGGCCCAGCCCATGCTGTCATGCGATGGCCGATTTGTTGTTGTCTATAACGGCGAGATATACAACTACAAAGAAATAAGAACACTTCTGGTTTCGAAAGGTGTGCGATTTCGCTCGGGAAGCGACACTGAGGTCCTGATAGAGGCGTATAGAGCTTGGGACGACGATATGTTGGTCCGACTACGGGGTATGTTCGCCTTTGCTATCTATGACACCGCCTCAAATACGCTGTTTTGTGCCCGAGACCGGTTTGGCAAGAAGCCTTTTGTTTACGCGATAACGCCGTTCGGATTTGCGTTTACGTCGGAGATCCCGGCAGTACGAATAATGCCGGGAGTCGATTTGACGCTAGACCATTCAGCGCTGGCCGCGATGTTGCTCCACAACCTTAGGCACATTCCTGATCCCTATACTGTATACAAAGGAATTCAACGATTGCGATCTGGGCATGCAATGATGATCCGGGATGGTGCGATAGTTCGAGTATGGCGCTACTGGGAGCCCCGGCCCTCTGACGATCTCACAACACCACATGCCTTGCGGTCGATGCTTGAAGATGCTGTGCGCTTGCGAATGCGGGCAGACGTGCCCGTGGGTGCGCTGCTATCTGGCGGCGTCGACAGTTCCGCGATCGTCGGCCTGATGCGAAAACATGCGGATACCCCCATACACACCTATGCCCTCGGCTTCGACCCGCAAGACGAAGACCTGCGGCGAGCCCGCATCATGGCGGAGCGACTCGGCACCACCCATAAGGAGTTCTACTTCGAGCCAGATGAACAATGGGCCATTTTCCAGCAACTCCTGAAACTCTATGGTGAACCCATCATGCTCCTACCCTTGGTTCACACCTACTCGCTTTGTCGGGCAATACGGGACGATGGTATCAAAGTTGTGATGTCTGGGAATGGTGCCGATGAACTGTTCTATGGCTATACCGGACACATACGCACCCTCAGAATTTCGCGTTGGCTTGACCGACTCTCGTTTCTTCGGCCGATGCTCGCGCCGCTTGCCGGAGGCCGGCTTGGCTGGTTAGCCGCGCCTCCCGGAAAGAGGAAAGCCGCCTTTTACCGAGCCCTGGCCGGAAACGAATGGACGCCAATCTTGAGCGAAGACGCCAAACAGCAGCTGGCCAATCGGGCTGTGGAAGAGATGACCTACTGGGGATCCCTGTGCCCATCCAAGCGGTTCATCGACGAATCAAATTTTGTGGGCCTGATGGTTGAGAATACGCACTCCGTGACCATCGTCGGGGATTTGGCCGCCATGGCAGCGTCGATAGAGATGCGATCGCCATTTCTCGATCAGGAAGTCGTCTCGTTCGCCCTCGCAACTCCGGTGGAACAGAAGATACCTTTTAGCAGCAATCCAGGGTGGCTCAAAGCAATACTTCGTGAGTCCGTATCGGATCTGATACCCACTGAACTGCTTGCCGCACCGAAGCGGGGATTCGGCATGGGGATTCAGGAGGCGATGGTATTCAGTGGCCCATGGAAAAGGCATGCCGAAGACCTGTTCTCGACACCGATGGATGCGGATGGTTTGTTCAATGTTGATTCTATCAGGCGCGTTTGGCATGGGTTTAGAAACAACAAACGGGATGCCAGTCGTGCTGCGAAACTGTTTGCGATTCAGGAATGGCTTGTTAAAGCGAGGCGATAA